From a single Leclercia sp. AS011 genomic region:
- the aroA gene encoding 3-phosphoshikimate 1-carboxyvinyltransferase, which produces MESLTLQPIARVDGTINLPGSKSVSNRALLLAALANGTTVLTNLLDSDDVRHMLNALKALGVHYTLSADRTRCEVTGNAGALHAAEPLELFLGNAGTAMRPLAAALCLGSNDIVLTGEPRMKERPIGHLVDALRQGGAQIDYLEQENYPPLRLRGGFTGGDVAVDGSVSSQFLTALLMTAPLAPQDTTLTIKGELVSKPYIDITLHLMKTFGVEVENHNYQRFVVRGGQQYQTPGNYLVEGDASSASYFLAAGAIKGGTVKVTGIGRNSVQGDIRFADVLEKMGAVVTWGEDFISCTRGELNAIDMDMNHIPDAAMTIATAALFAKGTTTMRNIYNWRVKETDRLFAMATELRKVGAEVEEGEDYIRVTPPAQLLAAEIGTYNDHRMAMCFSLVALSDTPVTILDPKCTAKTFPDYFDQLARISTLA; this is translated from the coding sequence ATGGAATCCCTGACGTTACAACCTATCGCGCGGGTAGATGGCACCATTAATCTGCCTGGTTCAAAAAGTGTCTCGAACCGCGCTTTGCTGCTGGCAGCGCTGGCTAACGGCACCACTGTTCTCACTAACCTGCTGGACAGCGATGACGTTCGCCATATGCTCAATGCGCTGAAAGCGTTGGGAGTCCACTATACCCTGTCCGCCGATCGCACCCGCTGCGAAGTGACGGGCAACGCCGGGGCACTGCACGCTGCTGAGCCGCTGGAGCTGTTCCTCGGCAATGCCGGTACGGCCATGCGCCCGCTGGCGGCGGCTCTTTGTCTGGGCAGCAACGACATCGTGCTGACCGGCGAGCCGCGCATGAAAGAGCGTCCGATTGGCCATCTGGTGGATGCGCTGCGCCAGGGCGGCGCGCAGATTGATTATCTGGAACAGGAAAACTATCCGCCGCTGCGTCTGCGCGGTGGCTTTACCGGTGGCGACGTGGCGGTGGACGGCAGCGTCTCCAGCCAGTTCCTGACCGCGCTGCTGATGACCGCACCGCTGGCACCGCAGGACACCACTCTCACCATCAAAGGTGAGCTGGTGTCCAAACCCTATATCGATATCACGCTGCACCTGATGAAGACCTTTGGCGTTGAGGTAGAAAACCACAATTACCAGCGTTTCGTGGTGCGCGGCGGGCAGCAGTACCAGACGCCGGGTAACTACCTGGTGGAAGGCGATGCCTCCTCGGCCTCCTACTTCCTGGCGGCGGGTGCCATTAAAGGCGGCACCGTCAAAGTGACCGGTATTGGCCGCAACAGTGTGCAGGGCGATATTCGTTTTGCCGATGTGCTGGAGAAGATGGGCGCGGTGGTCACCTGGGGTGAAGACTTCATCTCTTGCACCCGGGGTGAACTGAACGCCATCGATATGGACATGAACCATATTCCCGATGCGGCGATGACCATTGCCACGGCGGCCCTGTTCGCCAAAGGCACAACCACGATGCGCAATATCTATAACTGGCGTGTGAAAGAGACCGATCGCCTGTTCGCCATGGCCACCGAGCTGCGTAAAGTGGGTGCTGAAGTGGAAGAGGGCGAAGACTACATCCGCGTCACGCCACCGGCACAGCTGCTGGCGGCGGAAATTGGCACCTACAACGACCACCGGATGGCAATGTGCTTCTCGCTGGTGGCCCTGTCAGATACACCGGTCACCATTCTGGATCCGAAATGCACCGCGAAAACCTTCCCGGACTATTTCGACCAGCTGGCGCGTATCAGTACGCTCGCCTGA
- the serC gene encoding 3-phosphoserine/phosphohydroxythreonine transaminase, producing the protein MAQVFNFSSGPAMLPAEVLKQAQQELCDWNGLGTSVMEVSHRGKEFIQVAEEAEADFRFLLNIPSNYKVLFCHGGGRGQFAGIPLNLLGDKTTADYVDAGYWAASAVKEAHKYCSPNVIDAKVTVDGLRAVKPMSEWQLSADAAYLHYCPNETIDGIAIHEEPNFGENVVVTADFSSTILSSPLDVSRYGVIYAGAQKNIGPAGLTLVIVRDDLLGKAHKSCPSILDYTVLNDNDSMFNTPPTFAWYLSGLVFKWLRNNGGVAQMDKINQQKSELLYSVIDGSDFYRNDVAKANRSRMNVPFQLADSNLDKLFLEESFAAGLHALKGHRVVGGMRASIYNAMPIEGVKALTDFMTDFERRHG; encoded by the coding sequence ATGGCTCAGGTCTTTAATTTTAGTTCAGGTCCGGCAATGTTACCGGCGGAAGTGCTCAAACAGGCGCAACAGGAACTTTGCGACTGGAACGGTCTTGGCACGTCGGTGATGGAAGTCAGTCACCGGGGTAAAGAGTTTATTCAGGTGGCAGAAGAGGCAGAAGCAGATTTTCGTTTCCTGCTGAATATCCCCTCCAATTACAAAGTATTATTCTGCCACGGCGGCGGGCGCGGTCAGTTTGCGGGCATTCCGCTAAACCTGCTGGGCGACAAAACCACCGCGGACTATGTTGATGCCGGTTACTGGGCTGCCAGCGCAGTTAAAGAAGCGCACAAATATTGCTCCCCGAACGTGATTGATGCCAAAGTCACCGTCGACGGTTTACGTGCGGTGAAGCCAATGAGCGAATGGCAGCTCTCCGCAGATGCGGCCTATCTGCACTACTGCCCGAATGAGACCATTGACGGGATCGCCATCCACGAAGAGCCCAACTTTGGTGAGAACGTGGTCGTCACGGCGGACTTCTCCTCCACTATTCTCTCTTCCCCACTGGATGTCAGTCGCTATGGCGTGATCTACGCTGGCGCGCAGAAAAACATCGGCCCGGCCGGTCTGACGCTGGTGATCGTTCGTGACGATCTGCTGGGCAAAGCCCACAAATCCTGCCCGTCGATTCTGGATTACACCGTGCTGAACGATAACGACTCCATGTTCAACACCCCGCCGACCTTTGCCTGGTACCTCTCTGGCCTGGTCTTTAAATGGCTGAGAAATAACGGCGGCGTGGCGCAGATGGATAAGATCAACCAGCAGAAATCTGAACTGCTGTACAGCGTGATTGACGGCAGCGACTTCTACCGTAATGACGTTGCCAAAGCCAACCGTTCCCGCATGAACGTGCCGTTCCAGCTGGCCGACAGCAATCTCGATAAGCTGTTCCTGGAAGAGTCCTTCGCTGCAGGTCTGCACGCGCTGAAAGGCCACCGTGTAGTGGGCGGGATGCGTGCGTCTATCTATAACGCCATGCCGATTGAAGGCGTTAAGGCGCTGACCGACTTCATGACTGACTTCGAACGTCGCCACGGTTAA
- the cmk gene encoding (d)CMP kinase — protein sequence MTAIAPVITIDGPSGAGKGTLCKAMAEALQWHLLDSGAIYRVLALAALHHHVDVASEEALVPLAAHLDVRFVSTNGNLEVILEGEDVSGEIRTQDVANAASQVAAFPRVREALLRRQRAFRDAPGLIADGRDMGTVVFPDAPVKIFLDASSEERAQRRMLQLQEKGFSVNFERLLSEIKERDDRDRNRAVAPLVPADDALVLDSTSLTIEQVIEKALQYARQKLAIA from the coding sequence ATGACGGCAATTGCCCCGGTTATCACCATTGACGGGCCGAGTGGCGCAGGTAAAGGTACCCTGTGCAAAGCGATGGCGGAAGCATTGCAATGGCATCTTTTAGATTCGGGCGCAATCTATCGTGTGCTGGCGCTGGCTGCTCTGCATCACCATGTTGATGTGGCTTCTGAAGAGGCACTGGTGCCGCTGGCCGCCCATCTGGACGTGCGTTTTGTCTCCACCAACGGCAACCTTGAAGTGATCCTGGAAGGGGAAGACGTCAGCGGTGAGATCCGCACCCAGGACGTGGCGAACGCCGCCTCTCAGGTCGCGGCCTTTCCGCGCGTTCGCGAGGCGCTGTTACGCCGCCAGCGCGCCTTCCGCGATGCGCCAGGTTTGATCGCTGACGGACGCGACATGGGAACCGTGGTTTTCCCTGATGCGCCGGTGAAAATTTTCCTTGACGCTTCCTCGGAAGAGCGTGCGCAGCGCCGCATGCTGCAGTTGCAGGAAAAGGGCTTTAGTGTTAACTTTGAACGTCTTTTGTCTGAGATAAAAGAGCGCGACGATCGCGACCGCAATCGCGCCGTTGCACCGCTTGTTCCTGCAGATGATGCTTTAGTTCTGGATTCTACCAGTTTAACTATTGAGCAAGTGATTGAAAAAGCGCTACAATATGCGCGCCAAAAACTGGCAATCGCGTAA
- the rpsA gene encoding 30S ribosomal protein S1, which translates to MTESFAQLFEESLKTIETRPGSIVRGVVVAIDKDVVLVDAGLKSESAIPAEQFKNAQGELEIQVGDEVDVALDAVEDGFGETLLSREKAKRHEAWITLEKAYEEAETVVGVINGKVKGGFTVELNGIRAFLPGSLVDVRPVRDTLHLEGKELEFKVIKLDQKRNNVVVSRRAVIESENSAERDQLLENLQEGMEVKGIVKNLTDYGAFVDLGGVDGLLHITDMAWKRVKHPSEIVNVGDEITVKVLKFDRERTRVSLGLKQLGEDPWVAIAKRYPEGTKLTGRVTNLTDYGCFVEIEEGVEGLVHVSEMDWTNKNIHPSKVVNVGDVVEVMVLDIDEERRRISLGLKQCKNNPWQQFAETHNKGDRVEGKIKSITDFGIFIGLDGGIDGLVHLSDISWNVAGEEAVREYKKGDEIAAVVLQVDAERERISLGVKQLAEDPFNNWVALNKKGAIVNGKVTAVDAKGATVELADGVEGYLRASEASRDRVEDATLVLSVGDDVEAKFTGVDRKNRAISLSVRAKDEADEKDAIATVNKQEDANFSNNAMAEAFKAAKGE; encoded by the coding sequence ATGACTGAATCTTTTGCTCAACTATTTGAAGAATCCTTAAAAACAATCGAAACCCGTCCGGGTTCCATCGTTCGTGGTGTTGTTGTTGCTATCGACAAAGACGTAGTACTGGTTGACGCCGGTCTGAAATCTGAGTCCGCCATTCCGGCAGAGCAGTTCAAAAACGCCCAGGGCGAGCTGGAAATCCAGGTTGGTGACGAAGTTGACGTTGCTCTGGATGCAGTAGAAGACGGCTTCGGTGAAACCCTGCTGTCCCGTGAGAAAGCTAAACGTCACGAAGCTTGGATCACGCTGGAAAAAGCTTACGAAGAAGCTGAAACTGTAGTCGGTGTTATCAACGGCAAAGTTAAAGGCGGCTTCACTGTTGAGCTGAATGGTATTCGTGCGTTCCTGCCAGGTTCACTGGTAGACGTTCGTCCAGTTCGTGACACCCTGCACCTGGAAGGCAAAGAGCTTGAGTTCAAAGTAATCAAGCTGGACCAGAAGCGTAACAACGTTGTTGTTTCCCGTCGTGCCGTTATCGAATCCGAAAACAGCGCAGAACGCGATCAGCTGCTGGAAAACCTGCAGGAAGGCATGGAAGTCAAAGGTATCGTTAAGAACCTCACTGACTACGGCGCATTCGTTGACCTGGGCGGCGTTGATGGCCTGCTGCACATCACCGACATGGCGTGGAAACGCGTTAAGCACCCAAGCGAAATCGTGAACGTGGGCGACGAAATCACTGTTAAAGTGCTGAAGTTCGACCGCGAGCGTACTCGTGTATCCCTCGGCCTGAAACAGCTGGGCGAAGATCCATGGGTTGCTATCGCTAAACGTTACCCAGAAGGTACTAAACTGACTGGTCGCGTTACCAACCTGACCGACTACGGCTGCTTCGTTGAAATCGAAGAAGGCGTTGAAGGCCTGGTTCACGTTTCCGAAATGGACTGGACCAACAAAAACATCCACCCATCCAAAGTTGTTAACGTTGGTGATGTAGTGGAAGTTATGGTTCTGGATATCGACGAAGAACGTCGTCGTATCTCCCTGGGCCTGAAGCAGTGCAAAAACAACCCATGGCAGCAGTTCGCGGAAACCCACAACAAGGGCGACCGTGTTGAAGGTAAAATCAAGTCTATCACTGACTTCGGTATCTTCATCGGCCTGGACGGCGGCATCGACGGCTTGGTTCACCTGTCTGACATCTCCTGGAACGTTGCAGGCGAAGAAGCAGTACGTGAATACAAAAAAGGCGACGAAATCGCAGCAGTTGTTCTGCAGGTTGACGCAGAGCGTGAGCGTATCTCCCTGGGCGTTAAACAGCTCGCAGAAGATCCGTTCAACAACTGGGTTGCACTGAACAAGAAAGGCGCAATCGTAAACGGTAAAGTGACTGCAGTTGACGCGAAAGGCGCAACCGTAGAACTGGCTGACGGCGTTGAAGGTTACCTGCGCGCTTCTGAAGCTTCACGTGACCGCGTTGAAGATGCAACTCTGGTTCTGAGCGTAGGCGACGACGTTGAAGCTAAATTCACCGGCGTTGACCGCAAAAACCGTGCAATTAGCCTGTCTGTTCGTGCTAAAGACGAAGCTGATGAGAAAGATGCAATCGCAACTGTTAACAAACAGGAAGATGCAAACTTCTCTAACAACGCAATGGCTGAAGCTTTCAAAGCAGCTAAAGGCGAATAA
- the focA gene encoding formate transporter FocA, with amino-acid sequence MKADNPFDLLLPAAMAKVAEEAGVYKATKQPMTTFFLAITAGVFISIAFVFYITATTGTAGMPFGIAKLIGGICFSLGLILCVICGADLFTSTVLIVVAKASGKITWGQLAKNWLNVYVGNLIGCLLFVLLMWLSGEYMTANGAWGLNVLQTADHKVHHTFIEAVALGILANLMVCLAVWMSYSGRSLMDKAMIMVLPVAMFVASGFEHSIANMFMIPFGIVIRDFASPEFWTAVGSSPESFSHLTVMNFITDNLIPVTIGNIIGGGLLVGLTYWVIYLRGDNHH; translated from the coding sequence GTGAAAGCTGACAACCCTTTTGATCTTTTACTCCCAGCTGCCATGGCAAAAGTTGCCGAAGAAGCGGGTGTCTATAAAGCAACGAAACAGCCGATGACGACGTTCTTCCTGGCCATCACTGCCGGGGTATTCATCTCCATCGCCTTTGTTTTCTATATCACCGCCACCACGGGTACTGCCGGGATGCCTTTCGGTATCGCGAAGCTGATTGGCGGCATCTGTTTCTCACTGGGTTTGATCCTCTGCGTTATCTGCGGCGCTGACCTCTTTACCTCGACGGTGCTCATCGTCGTTGCGAAAGCCAGCGGTAAGATCACCTGGGGCCAACTGGCAAAAAACTGGCTCAACGTTTACGTTGGAAACCTGATTGGCTGCCTGCTGTTTGTCCTGTTGATGTGGTTGTCGGGTGAATATATGACCGCCAACGGCGCGTGGGGGCTAAACGTCCTGCAAACCGCCGACCACAAAGTACACCACACATTTATTGAAGCCGTTGCGCTGGGCATTCTTGCCAACCTGATGGTCTGCCTGGCCGTCTGGATGAGCTACTCCGGACGCAGCCTGATGGACAAGGCCATGATTATGGTTCTGCCTGTCGCCATGTTCGTTGCCAGCGGCTTTGAACACAGTATTGCAAACATGTTTATGATTCCTTTCGGTATCGTAATCCGTGACTTTGCCAGCCCGGAATTCTGGACCGCAGTAGGTTCCAGTCCGGAGAGTTTCTCTCACCTGACCGTTATGAACTTCATTACTGATAACCTGATCCCAGTCACAATCGGGAACATTATTGGCGGTGGTCTGCTGGTTGGGTTGACATACTGGGTCATTTACCTGCGTGGCGATAACCATCATTAA
- a CDS encoding DUF421 domain-containing protein, translated as MKAFDLQRMAFDKVPVEFLGEVALRSLYTFVLVFLFLKLTGRRGVRQMSLFEVLIILTLGSAAGDVAFYDDVPMIPVFIVFVTLALLYRLVMWLMSKSEKLEDLLEGKPVAIIEEGKLAWEKVQRANMTEFEFFMELRVSSVEQLGQVKLAIMETNGQISVYFYDDDQVKPGLCILPDEFVERFMTIPEVGDYACRRCGHVETLQAGAHQLCPRCTNPEWTKVSRAKRIT; from the coding sequence ATGAAAGCATTCGATCTTCAACGAATGGCCTTTGATAAAGTACCCGTTGAGTTTTTAGGCGAGGTCGCGCTGCGAAGTCTTTATACCTTTGTACTGGTTTTCCTGTTCCTCAAACTTACCGGGCGTCGTGGCGTGCGTCAGATGTCGCTCTTTGAAGTATTAATCATTCTGACGCTGGGGTCGGCGGCGGGTGACGTGGCGTTTTATGACGATGTACCGATGATTCCCGTCTTTATCGTTTTTGTCACCCTGGCATTGCTTTACCGGCTGGTAATGTGGCTGATGTCAAAAAGTGAAAAACTGGAAGATCTGCTTGAGGGAAAACCGGTAGCCATTATTGAAGAGGGCAAACTGGCCTGGGAAAAAGTACAGCGTGCCAACATGACCGAGTTTGAATTTTTTATGGAACTGCGGGTGAGCAGCGTCGAGCAACTGGGGCAGGTTAAGCTTGCCATTATGGAGACCAACGGGCAGATAAGCGTCTACTTTTACGACGATGACCAGGTTAAGCCCGGGTTATGCATACTGCCGGATGAGTTTGTGGAACGTTTTATGACAATACCGGAAGTCGGCGACTATGCCTGTCGACGTTGTGGTCATGTTGAGACGCTACAGGCCGGGGCGCATCAATTATGCCCACGGTGTACGAATCCGGAATGGACGAAGGTAAGTCGGGCCAAACGGATCACCTGA
- the pflB gene encoding formate C-acetyltransferase, whose protein sequence is MSELNEKLATAWEGFAKGDWQNEVNVRDFIQKNYTPYEGDESFLAGATDATTALWDSVMEGVKQENRTHAPVDFDTSIASTITSHDAGYINKSLEKIVGLQTEAPLKRAIIPFGGIKMVEGSCKAYNRELDPMLKKIFTEYRKTHNQGVFDVYTKDILNCRKSGVLTGLPDAYGRGRIIGDYRRVALYGIDFLMKDKYAQFLSLQSDMENGVNLEATIRLREEISEQHRALGQIKEMAAKYGYDISGPATNAQEAIQWTYFGYLAAVKSQNGAAMSFGRVSTFLDAYIERDLKAGKITELDAQEMIDHLVMKLRMVRFLRTPEYDELFSGDPIWATESIAGMGVDGRTLVTKSSFRFLNTLYTMGPSPEPNITILWSEKLPLNFKKFAAKVSIDTSSLQYENDDLMRPDFNNDDYAIACCVSPMVVGKQMQFFGARANLAKTMLYAINGGVDEKLKIQVGPKSEPIKGDVLNFDEVMDRMDHFMDWLAKQYVTALNVIHYMHDKYSYEASLMALHDRDVVRTMACGIAGLSVAADSLSAIKYAKVKPIRDEDGLAIDFEIDGEYPQFGNNDARVDDMAVDLVERFMKKIQKLTTYRNAIPTQSVLTITSNVVYGKKTGNTPDGRRAGAPFGPGANPMHGRDQKGAVASLTSVAKLPFAYAKDGISYTFSIVPNALGKDDEVRKTNLAGLMDGYFHHEASIEGGQHLNVNVMNREMLLDAMEHPEKYPQLTIRVSGYAVRFNSLTKEQQKDVITRTFTQSM, encoded by the coding sequence ATGTCCGAACTTAATGAAAAGTTAGCCACAGCATGGGAAGGTTTTGCCAAAGGTGATTGGCAGAATGAAGTCAACGTTCGTGATTTCATCCAGAAAAACTACACCCCATATGAAGGTGACGAATCCTTCCTGGCCGGTGCTACCGACGCGACCACTGCCCTGTGGGACAGCGTTATGGAAGGCGTTAAGCAGGAAAACCGCACTCACGCGCCTGTTGATTTCGACACCTCCATCGCGTCCACCATTACTTCTCACGACGCGGGTTATATCAACAAATCCCTCGAGAAGATCGTTGGTCTGCAGACTGAAGCGCCACTGAAACGTGCGATTATCCCGTTCGGTGGTATCAAAATGGTTGAAGGTTCCTGCAAAGCGTATAACCGCGAGCTGGACCCAATGCTGAAGAAAATCTTCACCGAATACCGCAAAACTCACAACCAGGGCGTGTTTGACGTTTACACCAAAGACATCCTGAACTGCCGTAAATCAGGCGTCCTGACCGGTCTGCCAGATGCGTATGGCCGTGGCCGTATCATCGGTGACTACCGTCGCGTTGCGCTGTACGGTATCGACTTCCTGATGAAAGACAAATACGCCCAGTTCCTTTCCCTGCAGTCTGACATGGAAAATGGCGTAAACCTGGAAGCCACTATCCGTCTGCGTGAAGAGATCTCCGAGCAGCACCGTGCGCTGGGTCAGATCAAAGAGATGGCTGCCAAATACGGCTACGACATCTCCGGTCCTGCAACCAACGCTCAGGAAGCTATCCAGTGGACCTACTTCGGTTACCTGGCGGCGGTTAAATCTCAGAACGGCGCAGCAATGTCCTTCGGTCGTGTATCCACCTTCCTGGATGCTTACATCGAACGTGACCTGAAAGCGGGCAAAATCACCGAGCTCGACGCACAGGAAATGATTGACCACCTGGTCATGAAACTGCGTATGGTTCGCTTCCTGCGTACCCCTGAGTATGATGAACTGTTCTCCGGTGACCCAATCTGGGCAACTGAATCTATCGCCGGTATGGGCGTAGATGGCCGTACTCTGGTAACCAAAAGCAGCTTCCGCTTCCTGAACACCCTGTACACTATGGGGCCGTCTCCGGAGCCGAACATCACCATTCTGTGGTCTGAAAAACTGCCACTGAACTTCAAGAAATTCGCTGCTAAAGTCTCCATCGACACCTCTTCTCTGCAGTACGAGAACGATGACCTGATGCGTCCTGACTTCAACAACGACGACTACGCGATCGCTTGCTGCGTAAGCCCAATGGTTGTTGGTAAGCAGATGCAGTTCTTCGGTGCTCGCGCTAACCTCGCGAAAACCATGCTGTATGCAATCAACGGCGGCGTTGATGAAAAACTGAAAATCCAGGTTGGTCCTAAATCTGAACCAATCAAAGGCGATGTGCTGAACTTCGACGAAGTGATGGATCGTATGGATCACTTCATGGACTGGCTGGCTAAACAGTACGTTACCGCACTGAACGTCATCCACTACATGCACGACAAGTACAGCTACGAAGCCTCTCTGATGGCGCTGCACGACCGTGACGTTGTTCGCACCATGGCATGTGGTATCGCAGGTCTGTCCGTTGCGGCTGACTCCCTGTCTGCTATCAAATATGCGAAAGTTAAACCAATTCGTGACGAAGACGGCCTGGCAATCGACTTCGAAATCGACGGCGAATACCCGCAGTTTGGTAACAACGACGCTCGCGTTGATGACATGGCGGTTGACCTGGTAGAACGTTTCATGAAGAAAATTCAGAAACTGACCACCTATCGTAACGCTATCCCGACTCAGTCTGTTCTGACCATCACCTCTAACGTGGTTTATGGTAAGAAAACCGGTAACACCCCAGACGGTCGTCGCGCTGGCGCGCCATTCGGTCCAGGTGCTAACCCAATGCACGGTCGTGACCAGAAAGGTGCTGTTGCCTCTCTGACCTCCGTTGCTAAACTGCCGTTTGCTTACGCGAAAGATGGTATCTCTTACACCTTCTCTATCGTGCCAAATGCGCTGGGTAAAGATGACGAAGTGCGTAAAACCAACCTCGCGGGTCTGATGGATGGTTACTTCCACCACGAAGCGTCCATCGAAGGTGGTCAGCACCTGAACGTGAACGTGATGAACCGTGAAATGCTGCTGGATGCGATGGAACACCCTGAGAAATATCCTCAGCTGACCATCCGTGTTTCTGGCTACGCGGTACGTTTCAACTCGCTGACTAAAGAACAGCAGAAAGACGTAATTACCCGTACTTTCACTCAGTCCATGTAA
- the ycaO gene encoding 30S ribosomal protein S12 methylthiotransferase accessory factor YcaO, whose protein sequence is MTQTFIPGKDAALEDSISRFQQKLTDLGFNIEEASWLNPVPHVWSVHIRDKECALCFTNGKGATKKAALASALGEYFERLSTNYFFADFWLGDTVANGPFVHYPNEKWFPLTEDDELPEGILDDRLRAFYDLDNQLTASMLIDLQSGNEDRGICALPFTRQSDKQTVYIPMNIIGNLYVSNGMSAGNTRNEARVQGLSEVFERHIKNRIIAESISLPEIPADVLARYPGVVESIAKLEAEGFPIFAYDGSLGGKYPVICVVLFNPANGTCFASFGAHPDFGVALERTVTELLQGRSLKDLDVFTPPTFDDEEVAEHANLETHFIDSSGSISWDMFKQDADYPFVDWSFAGTTEEEFATLMAIFTAEDQEVYIADYEHLGVYACRILVPGMSDIYPVEDLWLANNSMGAHLRETLLALPESAWEKEDYLNLITQLDDEGHDDFTRVRELLGLATGKDNGWYTLRIGELKAMLALAGGDLEQALIWTEWTIEFNASVFSAERANYYRCLQTLLLLSQEEDREPLQYLNAFTRMYGAEAVENASAALSGEAPFHGLQAVDSDLKAFPAHQSLLKAYEKLQKAKSSYWAK, encoded by the coding sequence ATGACTCAAACGTTTATCCCCGGCAAAGACGCCGCCCTGGAAGATTCCATCTCTCGCTTCCAGCAAAAACTGACCGACCTGGGCTTTAACATCGAAGAGGCCTCCTGGCTCAACCCGGTTCCCCACGTCTGGTCCGTGCATATTCGCGATAAAGAGTGCGCGCTGTGCTTTACCAATGGTAAAGGCGCAACCAAAAAAGCGGCGCTGGCCTCTGCGCTGGGTGAATATTTTGAGCGTCTGTCCACCAACTACTTCTTTGCCGATTTCTGGCTGGGCGACACCGTGGCGAATGGTCCATTCGTTCATTACCCCAATGAAAAATGGTTCCCGCTGACCGAAGACGACGAGCTGCCGGAAGGGATCCTCGACGATCGCCTGCGCGCGTTCTACGATCTGGACAACCAGCTGACCGCCAGCATGCTGATCGATCTCCAGTCCGGTAACGAAGATCGCGGTATCTGCGCCTTGCCGTTTACCCGTCAGTCTGACAAGCAAACCGTCTATATTCCGATGAACATTATCGGCAACCTGTATGTCTCCAACGGCATGTCCGCCGGTAACACCCGCAACGAAGCGCGGGTTCAGGGCCTGTCCGAGGTGTTTGAGCGTCATATCAAAAACCGCATTATCGCGGAATCCATCAGCCTGCCGGAGATCCCGGCTGACGTGCTGGCCCGCTACCCGGGCGTGGTGGAGTCGATTGCCAAACTGGAAGCGGAAGGTTTCCCAATCTTTGCCTATGATGGCTCGCTGGGCGGTAAGTACCCGGTGATCTGCGTAGTGCTGTTCAACCCGGCGAACGGCACCTGCTTCGCCTCCTTCGGCGCACACCCGGACTTCGGCGTGGCGCTGGAGCGTACCGTTACCGAACTGCTGCAGGGCCGCAGCCTGAAAGATCTCGACGTGTTTACCCCGCCGACCTTCGACGATGAAGAAGTGGCTGAACACGCCAACCTGGAGACGCACTTCATCGACTCCAGCGGCTCTATCTCCTGGGATATGTTCAAGCAGGACGCAGATTATCCGTTTGTTGACTGGAGCTTCGCGGGTACCACCGAAGAAGAGTTCGCCACGCTGATGGCAATCTTCACGGCTGAAGACCAGGAAGTGTATATCGCGGATTACGAGCACCTGGGCGTCTATGCGTGCCGAATTCTGGTTCCGGGCATGTCCGATATTTATCCGGTGGAAGATCTGTGGCTGGCGAACAACAGCATGGGTGCGCACCTGCGCGAAACTTTGCTGGCCCTGCCGGAGAGTGCGTGGGAGAAAGAGGACTATCTGAACCTCATCACCCAACTGGACGACGAAGGCCACGACGACTTTACCCGTGTACGCGAGCTGCTGGGCCTGGCGACAGGCAAAGATAACGGCTGGTACACCCTGCGTATCGGTGAGCTGAAGGCGATGCTGGCACTGGCGGGCGGCGACCTGGAGCAGGCGCTTATCTGGACCGAGTGGACCATCGAATTCAACGCCTCGGTGTTCAGCGCTGAGCGCGCGAACTACTACCGCTGCCTGCAGACGCTGCTGTTGCTGTCCCAGGAAGAGGATCGTGAGCCGCTGCAGTATCTTAACGCCTTTACCCGTATGTACGGTGCCGAAGCGGTAGAGAACGCCAGCGCAGCCCTGAGCGGCGAAGCGCCATTCCACGGCCTGCAGGCGGTGGATAGCGATCTGAAAGCCTTCCCTGCTCACCAGTCGTTACTGAAGGCCTATGAGAAGCTGCAGAAGGCCAAAAGCAGTTACTGGGCAAAATAA